One region of Mycolicibacterium insubricum genomic DNA includes:
- a CDS encoding M13 family metallopeptidase, translated as MTVETHPSGLDLRYVDEHARPQDDLFGHVNGRWLADYEIPADRATDGAFRTLYDRAEEQVRELILSAADSTSSVVLRGRGRPPSDPAEDASGGDEQRIGDLYASFLDAETVEAIGLAPLLAELGRIDDAGDPDALAGLLGELARTGVGGGVGLYVDTDAKNSERYLLHLSQSGLGLPDESYYRDPAHAEVLAAYPRHIARMLELVYGPGDHQQTATRIVALETKLAAAHWDVVRRRDADLSYNLRVFTELPEQAPGFDWAGWLRALGGSPEIAAELVVRQPSYLSAFAALWADEPLADWQDWARWRVIHSRAGFLTEALVTEDFAFYGHTLSGTEAIRDRWKRGVSLVETLMGDAVGKLYVAKHFPPGHKARMDELVHNLREAYRVSISDLEWMTPETRQRALVKLDKFTAKIGYPARWRDYSAFVVDRGDLYGNYRRGYAVGYDHELAKLGGPVDRDEWFMTPQTVNAYYNPGMNEIVFPAAILQPPFFDADADDAANYGGIGAVIGHEIGHGFDDQGAKYDGDGNLVDWWTDDDRAEFGVRTTALIEQYDAYAPKALGPDHHVNGAFTVGENIGDLGGLSIALLAYRLSLGGAEPPVIDGLTGVQRVFYGWAQVWRTKSRDAEAIRRLATDPHSPPEFRCNGVIRNIDEFYDAFGVTSDDELFLAAEDRVRIWS; from the coding sequence GTGACGGTAGAAACCCACCCCTCCGGCCTGGACCTGCGTTACGTCGACGAGCACGCCCGGCCACAGGACGACCTGTTCGGCCACGTCAACGGTCGCTGGCTGGCCGACTACGAGATCCCCGCCGACCGCGCCACCGACGGCGCCTTCCGCACCCTCTACGACCGGGCCGAGGAGCAGGTCCGCGAGCTGATCTTGAGTGCGGCCGACTCGACGAGCAGTGTAGTTCTGCGAGGAAGAGGTCGGCCGCCATCAGATCCGGCCGAGGATGCCTCGGGCGGTGACGAGCAGCGGATCGGCGACCTGTACGCGAGCTTCCTGGACGCCGAGACCGTCGAGGCCATCGGCCTGGCGCCGTTGCTGGCCGAGCTGGGCCGCATCGACGACGCCGGTGACCCCGACGCGCTAGCCGGGTTGCTCGGCGAGTTGGCCCGCACCGGGGTCGGCGGCGGCGTCGGGCTGTACGTCGACACCGACGCGAAGAACTCCGAGCGCTACCTTCTGCACCTGTCGCAGTCCGGGCTGGGACTGCCCGACGAGTCCTACTACCGCGACCCCGCGCACGCCGAGGTGCTGGCCGCCTACCCGCGCCACATCGCCCGAATGCTGGAGCTGGTGTACGGCCCCGGCGATCACCAACAGACCGCCACCCGGATCGTCGCGCTGGAGACCAAACTGGCGGCGGCACACTGGGACGTGGTCCGCCGCCGGGATGCGGACCTATCCTACAACCTACGCGTCTTCACCGAATTGCCCGAGCAGGCACCGGGATTCGACTGGGCCGGCTGGCTGCGGGCGCTCGGCGGTTCGCCGGAGATCGCCGCCGAGCTGGTGGTGCGCCAGCCTTCGTACCTGAGCGCGTTCGCCGCGCTGTGGGCCGACGAGCCGCTGGCCGACTGGCAGGACTGGGCCCGCTGGCGGGTCATCCATTCCCGCGCGGGTTTCCTGACCGAGGCGCTGGTGACCGAGGACTTCGCGTTCTACGGGCACACCCTGTCAGGAACCGAGGCGATCCGCGACCGGTGGAAGCGCGGCGTTTCGCTGGTCGAGACTCTGATGGGCGATGCCGTCGGGAAACTGTATGTGGCCAAGCACTTCCCGCCCGGGCACAAGGCCCGGATGGACGAGCTGGTGCACAACCTGCGCGAGGCCTACCGGGTCAGCATCTCCGATCTGGAATGGATGACACCGGAAACCCGGCAGCGGGCGTTGGTGAAGCTGGACAAGTTCACCGCCAAGATCGGTTATCCGGCGCGCTGGCGCGACTATTCGGCATTCGTCGTCGACCGCGGCGATCTCTACGGGAACTACCGGCGCGGCTACGCGGTGGGCTACGACCACGAGCTGGCCAAGCTCGGCGGGCCGGTGGACCGCGACGAGTGGTTCATGACCCCGCAGACGGTCAACGCCTACTACAACCCGGGGATGAACGAGATCGTCTTTCCCGCAGCGATTCTGCAGCCGCCGTTCTTCGACGCCGATGCCGACGACGCGGCGAACTACGGCGGTATCGGCGCGGTCATCGGCCACGAGATCGGGCACGGTTTTGACGACCAGGGGGCCAAGTACGACGGCGACGGCAACCTGGTGGACTGGTGGACCGACGACGACCGCGCCGAATTCGGCGTTCGGACAACGGCGTTGATCGAGCAGTACGACGCGTATGCGCCGAAGGCGCTGGGGCCCGACCATCACGTCAACGGCGCGTTCACCGTGGGGGAGAACATCGGTGACCTCGGGGGGCTGTCCATCGCCCTGCTGGCCTACCGGCTGTCCCTGGGCGGCGCCGAGCCGCCGGTGATCGACGGGCTGACGGGTGTGCAGCGGGTGTTCTACGGCTGGGCGCAGGTGTGGCGCACCAAGTCCCGAGACGCCGAGGCAATCCGGCGGCTGGCCACCGACCCGCATTCGCCTCCGGAATTCCGCTGCAATGGCGTCATCCGCAACATCGACGAGTTCTACGACGCCTTCGGCGTGACCTCGGACGACGAGCTGTTCCTGGCGGCCGAGGACCGGGTCCGCATCTGGAGCTGA
- a CDS encoding transcriptional regulator, with amino-acid sequence MTVAASDADAAGPVSDGGRPVEFWSTAAIRAALEDGDISVWQRIVVAIKRDPFGRTSRQVEEILETRADAGEPHGIAKAMREVLNRSRTHLETAERAEVARHVRVLLDRSGLSQREFASRIGTQSTVFADYLTGAVCPPASLMIRMRRLSDRFARMRAQRETPTED; translated from the coding sequence GTGACGGTGGCAGCCAGCGATGCCGATGCCGCCGGCCCCGTGTCCGACGGCGGCCGGCCGGTCGAGTTCTGGTCCACCGCCGCGATCCGCGCCGCGCTGGAGGACGGCGACATCTCGGTATGGCAGCGCATCGTGGTGGCCATCAAGCGCGACCCGTTCGGGCGGACCTCACGGCAGGTCGAGGAGATCCTGGAGACCCGCGCGGACGCGGGCGAGCCGCACGGCATCGCCAAGGCCATGCGGGAGGTGCTCAACCGCAGCCGCACCCACTTGGAGACCGCCGAGCGCGCCGAGGTGGCCCGCCACGTCCGGGTGCTGCTGGACCGCTCGGGGCTCAGCCAGCGGGAATTCGCCTCCCGGATCGGCACCCAGTCCACCGTGTTCGCCGACTATCTGACCGGCGCCGTGTGCCCGCCCGCATCGCTGATGATCCGGATGCGCCGGCTCTCGGACCGGTTCGCCCGGATGCGCGCGCAGCGCGAGACCCCCACCGAGGATTAG
- a CDS encoding MMPL family transporter, with protein sequence MMRLSATLRRFRWLVFASWLVALVPAVSLLLTGSNQLTGGGFEVAGSQSLRVQYAIEDHFPTEGASPLALVAAPQATATYADMTGAVDKLERIAAEVPSVTVVPIPSQRPPQPDRPYVVQLRVDFNNTGAVDVAKKLREKVGVNGADPGETANESVRLYVIGQGALGAAAATSTKHDIAAAEKWNLPIVLIVLIAVFGSLAAAAVPMILGLCTVLVTMGIVYLLSQFTTMSVFVSSTVSMFGIALAVDYSLFILMRYREELRQGRTVAQATDAAMATSGLAVVLSGMTVIASLTGIYLINTPVLSSMATGAILAVVVSVLTSVSMTPAILTTFGRTAARRSPLLQLSRSKPDHEPFWSVWVRRVMRRPWLSALLATVLLLILAAPAFSMVLGNSLLRQFPPGHEIRGGVSAAAKALGPGALGPVRVLVTFPDGDASNPQNAAITDAIAGEMHRAINIADVNPPPVYSDDDHSVLVSGVLTVDPEDLAARHTVDWLREQLPKTAGEAASAAGTSAPVVSVGGPTALMKDFDDRVDHTGPRVLLFVSVVAFLMLLLSIRSVFLAFKGIVMTVLSVAAAYGSLVVVFQWGWLRGLGFEPLTSIDSTVPPLVLALTFGLSMDYEIFLLTRIRERFLQTADTRDAVSYGVSTSARTITSAALIMIAVFVGFAFAGMPLVAELGVACAVAIAVDATVVRLVLVPALMVVFEQWNWWLPRWLDRILPSVDFEKPVPVAECAEGVSFADDLPGLPAPNADVRMVVKGAAKLQRLAPDAVTVPDPMAFAGCAGLDGRIRGGDGAELDDTARLRTVQTEQFARLVHPVTVWRRRLGVALEALHDETDRLEPKLVRNSPVETTNVQLPTGDRLRIPTGAETLRLMSYLLMTRNSSQDFADFVELIDTCDAETAAAVLTEIDTYYCGRWSDCQPADRPWVSTHLVRQLADPQPSDTDEDAAPGDDRKWDRVKTRCLSVAVAMLEETR encoded by the coding sequence ATGATGCGGCTGAGTGCCACACTCCGACGATTCCGCTGGCTGGTGTTCGCCAGCTGGCTGGTCGCGTTGGTGCCCGCGGTCTCGCTGCTGCTGACCGGCTCCAACCAGCTGACCGGCGGCGGTTTCGAGGTTGCGGGTTCGCAGTCGCTGCGGGTGCAGTACGCCATCGAGGACCACTTCCCCACCGAGGGTGCCTCACCGCTGGCGCTGGTCGCCGCGCCCCAGGCGACCGCCACCTACGCCGACATGACCGGCGCCGTCGACAAGCTCGAACGCATCGCCGCCGAGGTGCCCAGCGTCACCGTCGTCCCCATCCCCAGTCAGCGGCCGCCCCAACCGGACCGGCCCTACGTCGTGCAGCTGCGGGTGGACTTCAACAACACCGGCGCCGTCGACGTGGCCAAGAAGTTGCGGGAGAAGGTCGGCGTCAACGGCGCCGATCCCGGCGAGACCGCCAACGAGTCGGTGCGGCTGTACGTGATCGGCCAGGGCGCGCTCGGCGCGGCCGCAGCCACCAGCACCAAGCACGACATCGCCGCCGCCGAGAAATGGAACCTGCCGATCGTACTGATCGTGCTGATCGCCGTGTTCGGCTCGCTGGCCGCGGCCGCCGTCCCGATGATCCTGGGCCTGTGCACAGTTCTGGTGACGATGGGCATCGTCTACCTGCTGTCCCAGTTCACCACCATGAGCGTGTTCGTGTCGTCGACGGTGTCGATGTTCGGCATCGCCCTGGCGGTCGACTACTCCCTGTTCATCCTGATGCGCTACCGCGAGGAACTGCGCCAGGGCCGCACCGTCGCGCAGGCCACCGACGCGGCGATGGCCACCTCCGGCCTGGCGGTGGTGCTGTCCGGCATGACCGTCATCGCCTCGCTGACCGGCATCTACCTGATCAACACCCCGGTGCTGAGCTCGATGGCCACCGGCGCCATTCTGGCCGTGGTGGTCTCGGTGCTGACCTCGGTCTCGATGACCCCGGCGATCCTGACCACCTTCGGTCGCACCGCCGCCCGCCGGTCCCCGCTGTTGCAACTGTCCCGGTCCAAGCCCGACCACGAACCGTTCTGGTCGGTGTGGGTACGACGGGTGATGCGCCGGCCCTGGCTGTCGGCGCTGCTGGCGACGGTCCTGCTGCTGATCCTGGCCGCCCCGGCGTTCTCGATGGTGCTCGGCAACAGCCTGTTGCGCCAATTCCCGCCCGGCCACGAGATTCGCGGCGGGGTCAGCGCCGCCGCCAAGGCGCTCGGTCCCGGAGCGCTGGGCCCGGTGCGGGTGCTGGTGACCTTCCCCGACGGCGACGCGTCGAACCCGCAGAACGCCGCGATCACCGACGCGATCGCCGGCGAGATGCACCGGGCCATCAACATCGCCGATGTGAACCCGCCGCCGGTGTACTCCGACGACGACCACAGCGTGCTGGTGTCCGGGGTGCTGACCGTCGACCCGGAGGATCTGGCCGCCCGCCACACAGTCGACTGGCTGCGCGAGCAGCTGCCCAAGACGGCCGGCGAGGCGGCGAGCGCGGCGGGGACGTCGGCGCCCGTCGTGTCGGTGGGCGGACCGACCGCCCTGATGAAGGACTTCGACGACCGCGTCGACCACACCGGGCCGCGGGTGCTGCTGTTCGTGTCCGTCGTTGCGTTCCTCATGCTGCTGCTGTCGATCCGGTCGGTGTTCCTGGCGTTCAAGGGCATCGTGATGACGGTGCTGTCGGTGGCCGCGGCCTACGGCAGCCTGGTGGTGGTCTTCCAGTGGGGATGGCTGCGCGGGCTCGGCTTCGAACCGCTGACCTCGATCGACAGCACCGTGCCGCCGCTGGTCCTGGCGTTGACCTTCGGCCTGTCGATGGACTACGAGATCTTCCTGCTGACCCGGATCCGGGAACGCTTCCTGCAGACCGCCGACACCCGCGACGCCGTCAGCTACGGGGTGTCGACCAGCGCCCGCACCATCACCAGCGCCGCGCTGATCATGATCGCGGTGTTCGTCGGCTTCGCATTCGCCGGCATGCCGCTGGTCGCCGAGCTGGGCGTGGCGTGCGCGGTGGCCATCGCCGTCGACGCGACCGTGGTGCGGCTGGTGCTGGTCCCGGCACTGATGGTGGTGTTCGAGCAGTGGAACTGGTGGCTGCCGCGTTGGCTGGACCGGATCCTGCCGTCGGTCGACTTCGAGAAGCCGGTGCCGGTCGCCGAGTGCGCGGAAGGCGTCAGCTTCGCCGACGACCTGCCGGGCCTGCCCGCACCCAACGCCGACGTGCGGATGGTGGTCAAGGGTGCGGCCAAGCTGCAGCGGCTGGCGCCGGACGCGGTCACCGTGCCCGACCCCATGGCCTTCGCCGGCTGCGCCGGGCTGGACGGCCGGATCCGCGGCGGCGACGGCGCCGAACTGGACGACACCGCCCGGCTGCGCACCGTGCAGACCGAGCAGTTCGCCCGGCTGGTGCATCCGGTGACGGTGTGGCGACGACGGCTGGGTGTCGCCCTGGAGGCACTGCACGACGAGACCGACCGGCTGGAACCCAAGCTGGTGCGCAACAGCCCGGTGGAGACCACCAATGTGCAGTTGCCGACCGGTGACCGGCTGCGGATCCCGACCGGCGCGGAGACCCTGCGGCTGATGAGCTACCTGCTGATGACGCGCAACAGCAGCCAGGATTTCGCCGACTTCGTGGAGCTCATCGACACCTGCGATGCGGAGACCGCGGCGGCCGTGCTGACCGAGATCGACACGTATTACTGTGGTCGGTGGTCGGATTGCCAACCCGCCGACCGTCCCTGGGTGAGCACTCATCTGGTTCGCCAGTTGGCCGATCCCCAACCGTCGGACACCGACGAGGACGCGGCCCCCGGCGATGACCGGAAATGGGATCGGGTCAAGACCCGCTGCCTGTCGGTTGCGGTTGCGATGCTGGAGGAGACGAGGTGA
- a CDS encoding heme-binding protein has translation MRKSLQSAAVAAIGSGAVFGALLASAPSAIADPPPNCTAADFAGVASGVSAASSAYLFTHPDVNDFFTGLHGKPRAEIKTAVADYFKANPQVKDEMTGIRQPLVDIKNRCGFTGVPPS, from the coding sequence ATGAGGAAGTCTTTGCAAAGCGCGGCGGTGGCCGCCATCGGTTCGGGCGCTGTATTCGGCGCGCTGCTGGCCTCGGCGCCGTCGGCGATCGCCGATCCGCCGCCCAACTGCACGGCCGCCGACTTCGCCGGCGTCGCCTCCGGAGTATCGGCCGCCTCGTCGGCCTATCTGTTCACCCACCCGGACGTCAACGATTTCTTCACCGGGCTGCACGGCAAGCCCCGCGCCGAGATCAAGACCGCGGTGGCCGACTACTTCAAGGCGAACCCGCAGGTCAAGGATGAGATGACGGGTATCCGTCAGCCGCTGGTGGACATCAAGAACCGGTGCGGGTTCACCGGCGTCCCGCCGTCGTAG
- a CDS encoding DUF3054 domain-containing protein, which produces MSDAPTPNTDRRGAVAAATGLDLAAVLLFAATGRNSHDEGITLAGVATTAWPFLVGTALGWLLARAWRRPAALMPTGVVIWISTVVVGMALRLVSGQSTELKPSFLVVASVSTAVLLLGWRAGALALNRRR; this is translated from the coding sequence ATGTCTGACGCACCCACCCCGAACACCGACCGGCGCGGCGCCGTGGCCGCCGCCACCGGCCTCGACCTCGCCGCCGTGCTGCTGTTCGCGGCGACCGGGCGCAACAGTCACGACGAGGGCATCACCCTGGCCGGCGTGGCGACCACCGCCTGGCCTTTCCTGGTCGGCACCGCGCTCGGCTGGCTACTGGCCCGGGCCTGGCGCCGTCCCGCCGCACTGATGCCCACCGGCGTGGTCATCTGGATCAGCACCGTCGTCGTCGGCATGGCGCTGCGCCTGGTGAGTGGTCAATCCACCGAGCTCAAGCCCAGTTTCCTGGTCGTCGCATCGGTGTCGACGGCGGTCCTGCTGCTGGGCTGGCGCGCCGGGGCGCTCGCGCTCAACCGCCGGCGCTGA
- a CDS encoding lysylphosphatidylglycerol synthase transmembrane domain-containing protein, producing the protein MAHSPGASSRGKYWWLRWVILGAVLVVLAVEATLVRDQLSQAWHSLVDANPAWVLAAVVAAMCSMHSFAQIQRELLRSAGVRVRQWRSEAAFYAGNALSTTLPGGPVLSATFVYRQQRMWGASPLVASWQLVMSGALQVVGLAVLGLAGAVMLGAKNNPFSLLFTVGGFILLLLFAQAVASRPELLDGIGVKVLAWFNQLRGKPADTWVDRWREILRQLEAVKLGRRQLGVAFGWSMFNWIADVTCLLFAAYAAGGHPSLGGVIVAYAAARAVGAIPLMPGGLLVVEAVLVPGLVSSGMTLPDAISAMLIYRLVSWIFISSIGWVVFFFMFRTDNHASPEPDARRSAALGDPDRSHLD; encoded by the coding sequence GTGGCCCATTCCCCGGGCGCATCGTCGCGCGGAAAATACTGGTGGCTGCGCTGGGTGATCCTCGGTGCCGTGCTGGTGGTGCTCGCCGTCGAGGCGACGCTGGTGCGCGATCAACTGTCGCAGGCCTGGCACAGCCTGGTCGACGCCAACCCCGCCTGGGTGCTGGCCGCGGTGGTGGCCGCCATGTGCTCGATGCACAGCTTCGCCCAGATCCAGCGGGAGCTGCTGCGCTCGGCCGGTGTCCGGGTCCGCCAGTGGCGATCCGAGGCCGCGTTCTACGCCGGTAACGCCCTGTCCACGACGCTGCCGGGCGGGCCGGTGCTCTCGGCGACGTTCGTCTACCGGCAACAGCGGATGTGGGGCGCCTCGCCGCTGGTCGCGTCCTGGCAGCTGGTCATGTCCGGCGCGCTGCAGGTGGTGGGTCTGGCAGTGCTGGGACTGGCCGGTGCGGTCATGCTGGGCGCCAAGAACAACCCCTTCTCGCTGCTGTTCACCGTCGGCGGGTTCATCCTGCTGCTGCTGTTCGCCCAGGCCGTCGCCTCCCGCCCGGAACTGCTCGACGGCATCGGGGTGAAGGTGCTGGCCTGGTTCAACCAGCTGCGCGGCAAGCCGGCCGACACCTGGGTGGACCGCTGGCGGGAGATCCTGCGGCAGCTGGAGGCGGTGAAGCTGGGCCGCCGACAGCTGGGGGTGGCGTTCGGCTGGTCGATGTTCAACTGGATCGCCGACGTGACGTGCCTGCTGTTCGCGGCGTACGCCGCCGGTGGGCATCCGTCGCTGGGCGGGGTGATCGTGGCCTACGCGGCGGCGCGCGCGGTCGGCGCCATCCCGTTGATGCCCGGCGGTCTGCTGGTGGTGGAGGCGGTGCTGGTGCCCGGGCTGGTGTCCAGCGGCATGACGCTGCCCGACGCCATCTCGGCCATGCTGATCTACCGGCTGGTGAGCTGGATCTTCATCTCGTCGATCGGCTGGGTGGTGTTCTTCTTCATGTTCCGCACCGACAACCACGCCTCGCCCGAGCCGGATGCCCGACGCAGCGCGGCGCTCGGTGACCCGGACCGCTCCCACCTCGACTGA
- a CDS encoding AI-2E family transporter, whose translation MVTCDDDSVSPLVRRSAAWAWRLLVLLAAVVAGLWVVGKLELIVVPVLIATMLTALLLPLVDWLDRHRVPRGAAVALILLAALATIGALLTFVVSQFIAGLPDLSEQVARSIDSARHWLVDGPLRLSHEQIDNAGNSTIEAVRNNQSKLTSGALSTAATVTEIITGALLVMFTLIFFLYGGRSIWAFVVKVFPADVRDKVSDAGRAGFGSLIGYVRATFVVALVDAVGIGAGLAIMSVPLALPLASLVFLGAFIPLVGAVVTGFLAVVVALLTKGLVYAVLTFGLIIAVQQLEAHVLQPLVMGRAVSIHPLAVVLGIAGGSVLAGIVGALLAVPLIAFANSAARVLVAGDETAEEQVDAIEGPLVPDAPGPPGDS comes from the coding sequence ATGGTGACGTGCGACGACGACTCGGTTTCCCCGCTGGTCCGCAGGTCGGCGGCCTGGGCGTGGCGGCTGCTGGTACTGCTTGCCGCGGTTGTCGCGGGGCTGTGGGTGGTCGGCAAACTGGAACTGATCGTGGTGCCGGTGCTGATCGCCACCATGCTCACCGCGTTGCTGCTGCCCCTGGTGGACTGGCTGGACCGGCATCGGGTGCCGCGCGGGGCGGCCGTCGCGCTGATCCTGCTGGCCGCACTCGCCACCATCGGGGCGTTGCTGACCTTCGTGGTCAGCCAGTTCATTGCCGGCCTTCCCGACCTGTCCGAGCAGGTCGCCCGCAGTATCGACTCGGCGCGGCACTGGCTGGTCGACGGGCCGTTGCGGCTCAGCCACGAGCAGATCGACAACGCCGGGAACTCCACGATCGAAGCGGTCCGCAACAACCAGTCGAAGCTGACCAGCGGGGCGCTGTCGACGGCGGCCACCGTCACCGAGATCATCACCGGCGCGCTGCTGGTCATGTTCACCCTGATCTTCTTCCTCTACGGCGGGCGGAGCATCTGGGCGTTCGTGGTGAAGGTGTTCCCGGCCGACGTGCGGGACAAGGTCAGCGACGCCGGTCGGGCCGGTTTCGGCTCACTGATCGGTTACGTGCGGGCGACCTTCGTGGTGGCGCTGGTCGACGCCGTCGGCATCGGCGCCGGGCTGGCCATCATGTCGGTGCCGCTGGCGCTGCCGTTGGCGTCACTGGTGTTCCTGGGCGCGTTCATCCCGCTGGTCGGTGCCGTCGTCACCGGATTCCTGGCCGTGGTCGTGGCGCTGCTGACTAAGGGTCTGGTCTACGCGGTGCTGACCTTCGGCCTGATCATCGCCGTGCAGCAACTCGAGGCGCACGTGCTGCAGCCGCTGGTGATGGGCCGGGCGGTGTCGATCCACCCGCTGGCCGTGGTGCTCGGCATCGCCGGCGGCAGCGTGCTGGCCGGCATCGTCGGAGCCCTGCTGGCGGTGCCGCTGATCGCGTTCGCCAACAGCGCGGCCCGGGTTCTGGTGGCCGGTGACGAGACCGCCGAGGAACAGGTCGACGCCATCGAGGGCCCACTGGTCCCCGACGCCCCCGGTCCGCCGGGCGACTCTTAG